A window of the Scleropages formosus chromosome 5, fSclFor1.1, whole genome shotgun sequence genome harbors these coding sequences:
- the LOC108930798 gene encoding sterile alpha motif domain-containing protein 9-like: protein MAQLPAEQSAESEGELPEDIKAWTRDHVRQWLLKENLVDLKVVNTFYEQDICGASLLLLEKSDLQSLHITLGPAKLILKRRDELAKSKKNQAGSHPRLCKPYPFNRFHDAYRYKADSILDVTETGPSNLTEPCHEFKAYINTGESSHEGKMSKFTKEVIKFAAACMNSRTNGTIHFGVGDTPDFIHGQILGVTVDDREGFVKELHHAIEGSFEYKHFEEAKKCIKPPRFVAVLNPNMTSSEKCVIEVDIVPAHTICQTNIYYVFSVDRRKCKKKSKIQDGDKEEQKRKLFLIRDGSSSRNLLAPTSHSKPLEEFNRFVANIRKLAESRETEERKHLTDVKRSVQGSRLGEMITGGSQSLDKSRFERYILVTNKSHEVQLESLEFITELNPTVVLDFDSESSENGLFKYFDEQRRVNIHLPEEYKIVGPVEDIAAKLKLMKNTSWVFCNGCKTTQAPSDLDTWLTEKAASVRDVISFLCRKDVLPQKRFLVVFLLLSSVTDMMDPMLETFSIFWQELRGTQQILCLCENETVFTSWKDLIDTRYRVDISSRSIYELSLAEINGTVLSLWSDNCRSNRFLPCSGGSKVLLKKKQEDCLDTLSILCVNQCEGGSEDKRCLEETFYKGGKVSWWNFYFSEQPGSMPFIKRDGYKSIKKTVIPELLTLRQGCVSLHVLHLPGCGGTTLAMHVLWSLKEKYRCAVLKEGSFDKSSVASQVVQLLTCEVAEQSIPLPVLLMVDGFDEMDSVFDLQWHIDNELAKKDLCSKSPQVILLNCMRAELVEHSALSKNIVFIGNKLSETEQKQFEKKLEEIEKTYKNAETFYGFMIMKKNFLPEYIQGVARNTLKRFDIDRKHAQLISAIFLLNVYCENSSLSVSLCEEFLELETKPYYASHNVEDEFGKFSTLVTRCTVKAKVIYDAVKTIHPMMAEYCLEELTTSYNVSRAELTNLLLSNDKFFVCVQGKDELMKYIHRMLVKRRCVRGEQNKFSPLIEAIIKERSGAEETVLHNAVKRLDKDAIMCQLLARYHYIKKKDFKLAKDWAKKAKDLSQGNSYIFDTAAQVIKHELKSALASANNPITPEMLKEYLKMAGSATDAFKETQETAKKEVSLYQIKRGNSPFNTAGYLGEIQVGVMILEVLKRTPIFSAGDPVRHDIMKMFLSGKMKIQDISKKDTVHAPYYDILHEFSDLLCNLRCNMKKQFDFLDCFFVNLGPKLSLSDCRGQSTQEELRRCFHFYVELFCKFDVSSLPKESMSFQIHKKRKFLESMQADTHSGLLKCISENISGENVEEIVRTYKFILSNSQSEKKPVKDRVNFIYAIVALHCIKPDSDVLPSFQTLLRELCGILKDPILPRESLALHFIAIALLWPSQKCSPDVPEFSKQLGSYASQMSRDYWDQMGPVCHSKWPISHLYLGKKKGYNQLIHHNKVVSSVDSEEAITSLWGNGTIWKQEKVQDLLYRAQGKVLKDTILLETEQGVKIEVKPYYKSQIRGGRGNSRVSFFIGFTMKGPLAFDIQFQ, encoded by the coding sequence tctGCAGAAAGTGAAGGAGAGCTACCTGAAGACATTAAAGCCTGGACTAGAGATCATGTCAGACAATGGCTTCTTAAGGAGAACCTTGTGGACCTGAAAGTTGTGAATACATTTTATGAGCAGGACATCTGTGGAGCTAGTCTGCTTTTACTTGAGAAATCTGACTTGCAGAGCTTACATATCACACTAGGACCAGCAAAGCTGATCCTCAAGAGAAGGGATGAACTTGCAAAATCTAAGAAAAATCAGGCAGGCAGCCACCCAAGACTATGTAAGCCCTATCCATTTAATCGATTCCACGATGCCTATAGATACAAGGCAGATAGCATCTTGGATGTCACAGAAACAGGTCCGTCAAACCTTACAGAGCCCTGTCATGAGTTCAAAGCATATATTAACACCGGAGAGTCAAGTCATGAAGGTAAAATGTCAAAGTTTACAAAGGAAGTTATTAAGTTTGCTGCAGCCTGTATGAACAGCCGCACCAATGGCACTATTCACTTTGGGGTGGGTGACACGCCAGACTTCATCCATGGGCAAATTTTAGGGGTTACTGTCGATGACAGGGAAGGTTTTGTTAAAGAATTACACCACGCCATAGAGGGTTCCTTTGAGTACAAACATTTTGAGGAAgccaaaaaatgtattaagcCACCTCGTTTTGTGGCTGTCCTCAACCCCAACATGACATCATCAGAGAAGTGTGTAATTGAAGTTGACATTGTGCCAGCTCACACTATATGTCAAACAAACATCTATTATGTATTCAGTGTAGATAGGAGGAAATGCAAAAAGAAGAGTAAAATTCAAGATGGTGACAAAGAGGAGCAGAAGAGAAAGCTTTTCTTAATCCGTGATGGTTCCAGCAGCAGAAACCTTCTAGCACCAACCAGTCACAGTAAGCCCTTGGAAGAATTCAACAGATTTGTTGCCAATATCAGAAAACTGGCTGAATCAAGGGAAACAGAAGAGAGAAAACACCTGACTGATGTTAAAAGGAGTGTACAGGGCTCCAGGCTCGGTGAAATGATAACAGGTGGGTCACAATCCTTGGATAAGTCACGCTTTGAGAGATATATTCTGGTGACTAATAAATCCCATGAGGTGCAACTTGAATCACTGGAATTTATTACTGAGTTAAACCCAACAGTTGTGCTAGACTTTGACTCGGAGTCTTCAGAAAATGGGCTTTTTAAGTATTTTGATGAACAACGGAGGGTAAACATTCACCTTCCAGAGGAGTACAAAATTGTTGGACCAGTAGAAGACATCGCTGCCAAGCTGAAACTAATGAAAAACACCAGCTGGGTTTTCTGTAATGGATGTAAGACAACACAGGCACCCTCAGATCTGGATACCTGGTTAACAGAAAAAGCAGCATCCGTTCGAGATGTGATTTCCTTTCTGTGCCGGAAGGACGTGCTGCCACAGAAAAGATTTCTAGTTGTCTTTTTGCTATTATCCAGTGTTACTGACATGATGGATCCCATGTTGGAGACATTCAGCATATTCTGGCAAGAACTCAGAGGTACACAGCAAATCCTTTGTCTCTGTGAGAATGAAACAGTGTTCACCAGTTGGAAAGACCTTATTGACACCCGCTACCGAGTTGACATCTCATCAAGGTCCATCTATGAACTTAGTCTTGCCGAAATTAATGGCACCGTCCTTAGTCTCTGGTCAGACAACTGCAGATCCAATAGATTCTTGCCTTGTAGTGGGGGAAGCAaagtccttttaaaaaaaaagcaagaagacTGTTTGGACACTCTTAGCATTCTTTGTGTGAACCAATGTGAAGGTGGCAGTGAGGACAAGCGGTGTTTAGAAGAAACTTTTTACAAAGGAGGGAAAGTGTCTTGGTGGAACTTCTATTTTTCTGAGCAACCAGGATCTATGCCATTCATCAAGAGGGATGGATataaatccattaaaaaaactgtcattcCAGAATTACTTACTTTAAGGCAAGGTTGTGTATCCCTTCATGTGTTACATCTCCCAGGTTGTGGTGGCACAACCCTGGCAATGCATGTCCTGTGGTCACTGAAGGAAAAATACCGTTGTGCTGTTTTAAAGGAGGGATCTTTTGATAAATCCAGTGTTGCCTCCCAGGTGGTACAACTATTGACATGTGAGGTGGCAGAACAATCCATTCCACTTCCGGTGCTCCTGATGGTAGATGGTTTTGATGAGATGGATTCTGTATTTGATCTCCAATGGCACATTGACAACGAGTTGGCCAAGAAGGACCTTTGTTCGAAAAGCCCACAAGTAATACTACTCAACTGCATGCGGGCAGAGTTAGTAGAGCACAGTGCACTGTCGAAAAACATTGTCTTCATTGGGAATAAACTTTCAGAAACAGAGCAGAAGCAGTTTGAAAAGAAGTTAGAGGAAATTGAGAAGACCTACAAGAATGCTGAGACATTCTATGGTTTTAtgataatgaagaaaaatttcTTACCAGAATACATCCAAGGTGTTGCTCGAAATACACTGAAGCGCTTTGATATTGATCGCAAGCATGCTCAGCTAATTTCtgccatttttcttttgaatgtCTACTGCGAGAATTCATcactctctgtgtctctgtgtgaagAATTTCTTGAATTGGAAACAAAGCCATACTATGCATCCCACAATGTAGAGGATGAATTTGGAAAGTTCTCCACTCTTGTGACTCGTTGTACTGTGAAAGCCAAAGTCATATATGATGCTGTGAAGACCATCCATCCTATGATGGCAGAATACTGTTTAGAGGAACTTACAACCTCTTACAATGTTTCCAGAGCTGAGCTGACAAACCTTCTGTTGAGCAATGACaagttctttgtgtgtgtacaggggAAAGATGAACTCATGAAGTATATCCACAGAATGTTAGTGAAAAGACGCTGTGTACGTGGGGAGCAGAATAAGTTCTCTCCTCTGATAGAGGCTATTATAAAGGAAAGATCAGGGGCAGAAGAAACCGTGTTGCATAATGCAGTCAAACGGCTTGACAAAGATGCCATCATGTGTCAGTTGCTTGCTAGATATCATTATATTAAGAAGAAAGACTTTAAACTGGCTAAGGACTGGGCTAAAAAAGCTAAAGATCTTTCTCAGGGAAACTCATACATTTTTGACACAGCGGCACAAGTGATCAAGCACGAGCTGAAATCTGCCTTAGCAAGTGCAAATAATCCCATCACACCAGAAATGCTGAAGGAATATCTGAAAATGGCCGGTTCCGCTACAGATGCTTTCAAGGAAACCCAGGAGACTGCCAAAAAGGAGGTATCCCTATATCAAATCAAGAGAGGTAACAGCCCTTTCAACACTGCTGGATACCTTGGAGAAATCCAAGTTGGAGTGATGATTTTGGAAGTTCTGAAAAGAACTCCCATTTTCAGTGCTGGGGACCCTGTTCGTCATGACATTATGAAGATGTTTCTGtcaggaaaaatgaaaatccaGGACATATCAAAGAAAGACACGGTGCATGCACCTTATTATGATATCCTGCATGAATTCAGTGACCTGCTCTGCAACTTACGGTGTAACATGAAAAAGCAGTTTGATTTCCTTGACTGCTTTTTTGTCAATCTAGGACCAAAGTTGTCCCTGTCAGATTGTCGAGGGCAAAGCACCCAAGAAGAACTCCGCAGATGCTTTCATTTTTACGTTGAGTTATTTTGTAAATTCGATGTTTCCTCACTGCCGAAGGAGTCCATGAGCTTTCagattcacaaaaaaagaaagtttttggAGAGCATGCAAGCTGACACTCATTCTGGActactgaaatgcatttctgaaaatatctCGGGTGAAAACGTGGAAGAAATTGTCAGAACATACAAATTCATTCTGTCAAATTCACAATCTGAGAAAAAGCCTGTGAAAGACAGAGTCAATTTTATCTATGCCATTGTTGCTCTTCATTGCATCAAGCCAGACTCAGATGTCCTTCCTTCATTTCAAACCCTTCTACGTGAACTCTGTGGGATTCTTAAGGATCCAATTTTGCCCAGAGAGAGCCTGGCTTTGCACTTCATTGCCATTGCTCTGTTATGGCCATCACAGAAGTGCAGCCCAGATGTACCAGAATTTTCTAAGCAGCTGGGAAGTTATGCGTCACAAATGTCAAGAGATTACTGGGACCAGATGGGACCAGTGTGCCATAGTAAATGGCCCATCAGCCATTTATACCTGGGTAAGAAGAAAGGCTACAACCAGTTGATCCATCATAACAAAGTTGTCAGCAGTGTTGACTCAGAAGAAGCCATCACCTCTTTGTGGGGAAATGGAACGATatggaagcaggaaaaagtCCAAGACCTCCTTTACAGAGCACAGGGAAAGGTGCTGAAGGACACAATTCTGTTAGAAACCGAGCAAGGTGTCAAAATTGAAGTCAAACCCTATTACAAAAGTCAGATACGTGGCGGAAGGGGTAACAGCAGAGTTTCATTCTTCATTGGCTTTACTATGAAAGGACCATTAGCTTTTGATATACAGTTTCAGTGA